From the genome of Pseudomonas sihuiensis:
AGACACCTATCACGCCAAACACCAGCAGAAGGACCGCCGCCACTACCATGATGCTGGTGATGATGGTGCCGATGCGGCGGTCGATCTCGGCCTGTACTTCGGCGATCTGCGCCTCGATACCGTCGAGGTTGAGCGCGGTGCCAAGGGCCATGTCCCATTTGGGCAGGTAGTAGCTGTAGGCGAGCTTGGGCACCATTACCGATTCGTTACCCGGCAGCGGCGAGGAGTAGTTGACGAAGTAGCTGTTGTTCTTCGCCACGTTGACCAACTCGCGGTTGATGTACACACCGTTCGGGTCGCGCCGGTCGGCCAGGCTCTTGCCGACATCCACCGGGCTGTCGCCACGGAACAGGCGCACTACGTTGGAGTCGTGGCCGAAGAAGTAGCCGTCGGCGCCGTACTTGATCTTCGAGAGGATGGCGATGGCCTGTTCGCGACTGGCCATGTCGCCTTGCGCGGCGCCATCGTAGAGCCCCTTCACCGAGCCCAGTGCGATCTGGATGTAGTGCTCGAGCTCGCTGCGTTTCTCCTGCAGCAGACGCTCACGGGTCTCGGCCACTTCGTCAGCAGCCAGATTCTGCAACACCCTCGCCGCCGTTCCGCTGAGCACCAGCGCGAAGAGGATGACGGGAACCAGCGCAAGCAGGATTACCTTGGCTTTCAATGTCAGGCGCATTCTTATTGTCCTTGTGTGCGAAACCAAAAACGGGGCTACCGATATATCGGCAACCCCGTGGAAGAATTAAGCGACCCAAGGCGCCGAGAACTTAACCCGGCGTCTGTTCACGCCTTTACAGCAGCATAGCGGCGGCCCAACCGAACGCCAGCAGCGGCAGGTTGTAGTGCAGGAAGGTGGGTACCACGCTGTCCCAGATGTGGTTGTGCTGACCGTCGGCGTTCAACCCCGAGGTTGGCCCGAGCGTCGAGTCCGAGGCAGGTGAACCCGCGTCACCCAAGGCACCGGCCGTGCCGACGATGCAGACGATGGCCAGCGGGCTGAAACCCAGTTGCACGCCCAGCGGCACGAAGATCGCGGCGATGATCGGGATGGTCGAGAAGGAAGAGCCAATGCCCATGGTCACCAGCAGCCCGACCAGCAGCATCAGCAGCGCGCCAACGGCCTTGTTGTGGCCAATCAGGGCTGCAGAGCTATCGACCAGCGTCTTGACCTCACCGGTGGTCTTCATCACCTCGGCGAAACCTGCAGCGGCGATCATGATGAAGCCGATCATGGCCATCATCTTCATGCCCTCGGTAAACAGGCCGTCCGCTTCTTTCCAGCGCACCACGCCGGACACCGAGAAAATCACGAAACCGACCAGCGCACCGATGATCATCGAGTCCAGCCACAGCTGCACGACGAACGCCGCGGCGATGGCCAGCCCTGCCACCAGCAGGCTCAACGGGTTGTACTGCACGTCCACGCGCTCGGCCTGCGCGACCTTTTCCAGGTCATATACGCGCTTGCCGCGATAGCTGAACAGCACCGCCACGAGCAGACCGAAGAGCATGCCCAGTGCCGGAATGGCCATGGCCTGGGTGATGCTGATGCCCGTGACGTCGACACCAGACTTGGCGACATTGGCCAGCAGGATGTCGTTGAGGAAGATGCCGCCAAAACCCACCGGCAGGAACATGTACGGCGTGATCAGACCGAAGGTCAGCACGCAGGCGATCAAGCGACGGTCCAGTTGCAACTTGCTCAATACATAGAGCAGCGGCGGTACCAGCAACGGAATGAAGGCGATGTGAATCGGCAGCAGGTTCTGCGAGGAGATCGCCACCGCCAGCAGCAGCCCGATCAGCAGCCACTTCAGCGCACCACCGGCGCCTTCCTGCTGCTTGCCGACCAGCGCCAGAGCCTTGTCCGCCAGGGCGTGGGCCAGGCCCGCCTTGGCAATGGCAACGGCGAAAGCGCCCAGTAGCGCGTAAGACAGGGCAACGGTCGCCCCACCACCGAGCCCCTGGTTGAACGCCTTCAGCGTGCCCTCGACGCCCAGCCCACCCAGCAGCCCACCGGCCAGCGCACCAATGATCAGCGCCACGACCACGTGTACGCGACAGAGACTGAGGACCAGCATGATGCCGACCGCAGCGATTACAGCGTTCATAAAGCACTCCACCTGCACGGCGCAAAAAGCCGCGTACTCTGCCGTAAGCGAGCCACACCTGTCAAAACGCATGCTCGTTCATTATTTAAATCGAAACGTGCATAATTCCGACCACACACGTATCGATCAAGAATACGGGCCGCACACCGATAACCCTGTTAGTCCATGTAGAAAGGAACGCACCATGCTGTTCAGCCGTCTTTCGATCCAATGGAAGATCACCCTGCTCGCCGGCCTGTGCCTGCTCGCCATCGTCACCTTGCTGGTGGGTGCCTCGCAGTATCAGTCCAGCCGCAGCGCCAGCCTGGTGCGCGACGCAAGCTCTGCCATGCTGGAAGAGAGCGCGACACTGCGCCTGAAGGCGCGCAGTGAATTACAGGCGATTCGCATCCAGCGTTACTTCATGGACGCCTACCAGTACGGCAAGGGGTTTTCCCGGCAGATCCTGTTTCTGCGCGAGCAGGCTGAGAAGCGCTTTCTCGATGCCTTCGACCTGCGTGAGGACCTGACCCGCCAGGTGCGCAGCAGCCTGGAAGCCAACCCCACCCTGCTCGGCCTGTACCTGGTGTTCGAACCCAACGCTCTGGACGGCAAGGACGAGCTGTTCGCCGACCAGCCCGACCTGGGCAGCAATGACGCAGGGCGCTTCGCGCTGTACTGGGCACAACCCACGATCGGCAAGCTGGAAGCCGAGGCCATGACCGAAGAATTGCTCGGCGACACCACGCCGGGTGACAACGGCGTGGCCTACAACGCCTGGTACACCTGCCCGCGCGAGACCCGTCAGCCCTGCGTACTGGAGCCTTATTACGACGAGGTCGGCGGGCAGAAGACGCTGATGACCAGCATCGCCTTCCCGCTGGAACTAGACGGCAAGATCATCGGCGTGATGGGCGTCGATATCAGCCTGGCCAACCTGCAACAGATCAGCCAGGAGGCCAATCGCGAGCTGTATGACGGCCAGGGCCATATCAGCATCTTCAGCCCCAGCGCCCTGCTGGCGGGCCACAGCCGCGACGGCAGCCTGCTGAGCCAGCCGGTCGAACGCGCCTTTCCCGAAAACGCCAGCGAACTGCGCGGCCTGATCCAGAGCGGCAGCGATGCCGAGCTGCATCACGGTGACATGCTCCGCGAGATCAGCCCGTTCAAACCCATCCCCGAGTCAAAGCCCTGGTCAGTGCTGCTCGAAGTACCTCAGAACGTACTGCTCGAGCGTGCCATCACGCTGGGCGCACAGCTCGATGCCAACCGTGCCAGCGACAGCCTGGTCGCGCTGCTGATGGGGCTTGTCGCGGTGATCGCCGGCCTGCTGCTGATGTGGCTGACGGCACGCGGCGTAACGCGGCCGATTCTCGGCGTGGCCGCCATGCTCAAGGATATCGCCAGCGGCGAAGGCGACCTGACCCGCCGCCTGCAATACGCCCGGCAGGATGAGCTGGGCGAGTTGGCTGGCTGGTTCAACCGCTTCCTCGACAAGCTGCAGCCCATCATCGCCGACGTGAAGAACAGCGTGATCGACGCCCGCAGCACGGCCGATCAGTCCGCAGCCATCGCCAGCCAGACCAGCGCCGGCATGCAGCAGCAGTACCGCGAGGTTGACCAGGTGGCGACCGCCTTCCAGGAAATGAGCGCCACCGCCCAGGATGTCGCCCACAACGCCGCGCAGGCCGCAGAAGCCGCGCGCAATGCCGACCAGGCCAGCCGCGAAGGCCTGCAGGTGATCGACCACACCACCAGCACCATCGACCTGCTGGCCAATGAAATGAACGTGGCCATGCAGGAAGTCGAAGGCCTGGCCAACAGCAGCGAGCAGATCGGCTCGGTGCTGGAGGTGATTCGCTCGATTGCCGAGCAGACCAACCTGCTCGCCCTCAACGCCGCCATCGAGGCCGCGCGAGCGGGCGAAGCCGGTCGCGGCTTTGCCGTGGTCGCCGACGAAGTGCGCAACCTGGCCAAGCGCACCCAGGATTCGGTGGAGGAAATCCGCCAGGTGATCGAAGGCCTGCAGAACGGCACGCGCGAGGTGGTCAGCACCATGCACAGCAGCCATCGCCAGGCCCAGGGCAGCGTCGAGCAGGTGCAGCAGGCCGTGGCCGCGCTGCAGCATATCAGCCAGGCGGTCAGCACCATTACCGACATGAACCTGCAGATCGCCAGCGCGGCGGAGGAGCAGAGTTCGGTGGCCGAGGAGATCAACCGCAACGTTGCCTCGATTCGCGACGTCACCGAGGCCATCACCGCACAGGCCGACGAGTCGGCGCAGGTGAGCCAGAACCTCAATCGCCTGGCCAATCACCAGCAGAGCCTGATGGATCAGTTCCGCGTGTAACCTCAGATAGGGTGCACCGCGCGCACCTCAAATCCGGGCCGCGCACAGGTGGACATGACGCCAAATCATCCTCGATCTGGCGGCGCTTCCCTTGCGGCGCAGGCAGGCAATCGCCTAGCCTGCGTTCTTTTTTCGGGGGGAAGCAGCATGCTCAATATCGCCTTGGTCGCCGGCTCCAGCCGCAACAACAGCCAATCGGGAAAGGTCGCTCGCGTGCTGCGTCAGCGCCTGATCGAGATGGGGCAAACCACTCAGGACACCAGCAGCATCATCGATCTGGGCCTGGCGCCGCTGCCACTTTGGCCTGCTGAAGATGCCGGCCCCTGGTCCATGTATCAGCAGCAACTGGCCGCCGCCGATGCGGTGGTGATCATCGCGCCGGAGTGGAACGGCATGGCCTGCCCGGCGATCAAGAATTTCTTCATCTACGCCAGCAAGGCCGAACTGGCGCACAAGCCAGGCCTGCTGGTTGGCGTTTCCTCGGGAATTGGTGGCGCCTACCCCATCAGCGAGCTGCGCGCCTCCAGCTACAAGAACTGCCGCCTGTGCTACCTGCCGGAGCACCTGATCGTGCGTCAGGTCGAGAAGGTATTGAACGGTCCGCAGGCGGTGGACGAAGCCGATGAGCGCATCCGCGCCCGCATCGATTACGCGCTCGATGTACTGGTGCGTTACGCCCACGCCCTGCAGCCGGTACGCGCCGCCATCAGCTTCGACAACTCGGCCTTCGCCAACGGTATGTAAGGGATCCGTAGGGTGGATTAGCGGCGCTGAACGCAGCGTTTGCAGACGCCAGCGAACATGCTGCGCCGCGTAGCCTACCAGACGATGGTGTGACCGGCGTGAGCCTGAGGCTCAACGCCGTGGCAGACTGACCACCACTCGCAGCCCGCCCAGCGGGCTGTCCTGCAGCTCGATACGGCCATGCCAGGCCTCGATGATGTCGCGCACGATACCGAGGCCCAGGCCGTGCCCCGCCACCTGTTCGTCCAGACGAGTGCCGCGGCCCAGCACGGCCTCGCGGCGCTCGGCATCGATGCCGGGGCCATCGTCATCGACAGACAGGCGATAGCCATCGGCACTCTCCTCCACCGTCAACTGCACGCGCTGATCGGCCCATTTGCAGGCGTTGTCCAAGAGATTGCCGAGCAGCTCCAGCAAGTCTTCACGATCACGCGGCAGCACCAGGCCTGGCGGCGCTTGCCAGTCCAGACTCAGGCCGCGGTCATGAATCATCGACAAGGTGGCGAACAGCCCCGGCAGCTCCTGCGCGCAATCGAAGCGCGCCCCCGGCAACACCTCGCCAGCCAGACGCGCACGCCCCAGCTCGCGGCTGAGACGCTGCTCGATCTGCTCCAACTGTTCACGCAGGCTCGCGCGCAGGGCCGGATGAGCCGCCAACTCCTCGCGACCTGCCAGACTGATCAACACGGCCAGCGGCGTTTTCAGCGCATGGCCAAGATTGCCCAATGCATTGCGCGAGCGCTTGAGGGTGTCCTCGGTATGCGCCAACAGGTGGTTGATCTGTGCGACCAGAGGCTCCAGCTCCTCG
Proteins encoded in this window:
- a CDS encoding Na+/H+ antiporter family protein yields the protein MNAVIAAVGIMLVLSLCRVHVVVALIIGALAGGLLGGLGVEGTLKAFNQGLGGGATVALSYALLGAFAVAIAKAGLAHALADKALALVGKQQEGAGGALKWLLIGLLLAVAISSQNLLPIHIAFIPLLVPPLLYVLSKLQLDRRLIACVLTFGLITPYMFLPVGFGGIFLNDILLANVAKSGVDVTGISITQAMAIPALGMLFGLLVAVLFSYRGKRVYDLEKVAQAERVDVQYNPLSLLVAGLAIAAAFVVQLWLDSMIIGALVGFVIFSVSGVVRWKEADGLFTEGMKMMAMIGFIMIAAAGFAEVMKTTGEVKTLVDSSAALIGHNKAVGALLMLLVGLLVTMGIGSSFSTIPIIAAIFVPLGVQLGFSPLAIVCIVGTAGALGDAGSPASDSTLGPTSGLNADGQHNHIWDSVVPTFLHYNLPLLAFGWAAAMLL
- a CDS encoding NADPH-dependent FMN reductase, coding for MLNIALVAGSSRNNSQSGKVARVLRQRLIEMGQTTQDTSSIIDLGLAPLPLWPAEDAGPWSMYQQQLAAADAVVIIAPEWNGMACPAIKNFFIYASKAELAHKPGLLVGVSSGIGGAYPISELRASSYKNCRLCYLPEHLIVRQVEKVLNGPQAVDEADERIRARIDYALDVLVRYAHALQPVRAAISFDNSAFANGM
- a CDS encoding ATP-binding protein, whose protein sequence is MRSIQRRLGIGLAATLLLVGLVLAQASLWVFDRGLRAYLEEDLRDEAQGLLAALVRGPAGLQLDERRLDPSFQRQFSGHYFRIDFSDRSWRSRSLWDRELLKPNGIGMQAELGDGPQGQLLLIYRADYRRYGENLSISVAQDYQPILQSFRRMQWVGLGLGGAALLLILVAQRYTVRRALRPLEQVRQQIAQLQQGRRTDLDAEVPEELEPLVAQINHLLAHTEDTLKRSRNALGNLGHALKTPLAVLISLAGREELAAHPALRASLREQLEQIEQRLSRELGRARLAGEVLPGARFDCAQELPGLFATLSMIHDRGLSLDWQAPPGLVLPRDREDLLELLGNLLDNACKWADQRVQLTVEESADGYRLSVDDDGPGIDAERREAVLGRGTRLDEQVAGHGLGLGIVRDIIEAWHGRIELQDSPLGGLRVVVSLPRR